TCATCCGTTTTCCAGTTATAGCCGGTCTTGAATTTCACATTTAAAAGCACTTGGGGGAAAATCTTTACATCATCCAATAGTTGGGACAGACTCTTTTTATTGTGACTCATGGCTGCCAATACTTGCAGCGCAGCTATCGTGCCATCACCAGTAGAGTGCTGATCCAGGCAAAGTAAGTGTCCAGAACCTTCGCCACCGATAATCCAGCCCTTTTGTTTAAGCAACTCAATTACATATCGATCGCCAACATTTGCCCGCTCAAATCCCATGCCCAAACTTCTAATGGCGTTTTCTACCGCTAGATTGGTCATCAGAGTACCGACTACACCGCCTAGTTTTTGCCCCCGGTCTAATCGGTCCTTAGCCAACACATACAAAAGCTCATCGCCATTGAACAACCGACCGGAAGCATCAACCATCTGCAAACGATCCGCATCGCCATCCAGCGCAATGCCAAGATCTGCCTTGGCGTCCTTAACCTTCGCTATCAACGCTTCTGGCGCAGTGGCACCACAGCCATCATTAATGTTGCGACCATCTGGATTGACGCCAATCGAAATTACTTCCGCTCCAAGTTCATGGAAAACATGGGGTGCAGTGTGATATGCAGCGCCGTTAGCACAGTCTACAACCAGTTTTAATCCCTTTAAATTGAGATCGCCAGGAAAGGTGGACTTGCAAAATTCAATATAGCGTCCAGCGGCATCATCCAATCTAAATGCTTTACCCAACTCTTTTGAGCTAACGCAACCCATCGGTTTTTCAAGTTCAGCTTCAATTGCTAATTCAAAATCATCTGATAACTTATCGCCATTAGCCGAGAAAAATTTGATACCGTTATCTTGATAGGGATTGTGAGAGGCAGAAATCACAATACCGGCTGATAAACGCAACGCTTTTGTCAAGTATGCAACGCCTGGGGTTGGAATTGGACCACACAGCATTACATCAACGCCTGCTGCAGCAAACCCAGCTTCAAGAGCTGCCTCTAAGAGATAGCCGGAAACGCGCGTATCTTTACCAATAAGTACCTTGCAACGCTCTCTAGAATTTGCATCCCTACTTAATACTCTGCCAGCAGCATAGCCGAGACGGGTCATAAAATCCGGAACAATCGGAAATTTGCCCACTTCACCGCGAATGCCGTCAGTTCCAAAGTATTGTTTTTTCATAAGTATTGATTATAAAACTTTGAGGAATTTGGAAAGAGAGCTAAATCTTAGGTATTTACTGCTTCCCATAGCTTTAAGGCATCGATAGTTTCAGGTACATCGTGTACCCGAATGATTCTAGCTCCACGATCAGCAGCCATTATTGCTGCTGAAATACTAGGTGCAAGACGCTGATCCGCTTCCTTGCCGGTGATCTTACCTAGCATTGATTTTCGGGAGATTCCAGCCAGCACTGGAAACCCCGCCTCTGAAAAGAAATAAAATTTGGCGAGCATCTCTATATTGTGCTCAAGACTCTTACCAAAACCAAAACCTGGATCAAAAGCAATTCGGTTGAAATCAACACCTTTGCTGATCAAAAGATTGGCACGTTCTTCCAAAAACTGCATCACTTCAGCTAGAACATTTTGATATTCAGGATTAAATTGCATTGTGAGCGGATCGCGTTGCATGTGCATTAGGACTATTCCGCAGTGTGGACTCTCAAGAACGACATCGATAGCGCCCTCCTGGCGTAATGCCCAAATATCATTTACGCAATCCACTCCAGCCCGAAGGGCTTGACGCATTGTTTCTGCTTTGTAAGTATCGATTGATAAGGGGACTCCGCAACCTTTTAAACCTTCTATTACCGGAAGCACACGGTCGAGCTCTTCTTGCAATGAAACTGGTTCAGCGCCCGGTCTTGTAGATTCGCCACCAATATCAATTAAATCCACGCCAGTAGCAATCATGATTTCTGCCATGGCAATAGCATCTTTTGCTGATCGGAACTTACCGCCATCAGAAAATGAATCTGGTGTGGCATTTAATATGCCCATGACAATGGGACGCTTGCGTTTTGAGAAGTCAAAAAGGAAACGCCCACAACGCCAAGTTGTGGGCATCTCTTTTTTACCAATATTGTCAGTCACAGACTATTGGAAGATCTAGGCCGTGGCGGGAGCGCTTCCAGCTACTGGGCCAGTTGTTCCAGCAGAATTACCAAATTGAGTAGCTGGAGGAGGTTTAGGAGCTCTGGGTGGGCGACCTTCCATGATGTCCGTGATCTGCTCAGCATCAATCGTTTCCCACTCAAGCAGAGCCGCAACCATTGCCTCAACCTTATCGCGATTCTGTTCTAAGATGGATTTAGCCAAAGCATACTGACTATCAATTAAGGTGCGAATTTCCGCATCAACCTTCTGTTGAGTCAGCTCAGAAACTGTCTTGGTGCTATTGCGACCAAAAATACTTTCTGATTCAGTATCAACATAAACCATGGTGCCAAGGCTATCACTCATGCCATAGCGAGTAACCATATCGCGCGCCATTTTGGTGGCGCGTTCAAAATCATTTGAAGCACCAGTGCTCATTGAATTAAGGAAAACTTCTTCTGCGGCACGACCACCAAAAAGAATCGCTAATTCTTCCAACATGCGATCTTTGTAAAGATTTACACGATCATGCTCTGGCAATTGCCAAGTCACACCAAGTGCCATGCCACGAGGCATGATGGTCACTTTATGAACAGGATCAGCTTTGGGCAGAACCTTAGCAACAACAGCATGACCAGACTCGTGATAAGCCGTATTGCGACGCTCTTCTTCACGCATCACTGCTGACTTACGCTCAGGACCCATATAAATCTTGTCTTTGGCATCCTCGAAATCTTTCATGTCAACTGAGCGCTTATTGCGACGCGCAGCAAACAATGCGGCTTCGTTTACAAGATTAGCCAAGTCAGCACCTGAAAACCCTGGTGTACCGCGTGCTAGAACCGCTGCATTTACATCAGGATCGATTGGAACCTTGCGCATATGTACTTGAAGAATTTGTTCACGACCTCGGATATCTGGTAAGCCAACATGAACCTGTCTATCAAAACGACCTGGGCGCAATAAAGCTCTATCCAAAACATCCGAACGGTTAGTTGCAGCAACAACGATAACGCCGCTATTACTCTCAAAACCATCCATCTCAACCAACATTTGGTTTAAGGTCTGCTCTCGTTCATCGTTGCCACCGCCCATACCTGCGCCACGATGACGGCCAACTGCGTCAATCTCATCAATAAAGATGATGCAGGGTGAATTCTTCTTGGCATTTTCAAACATATCGCGAACGCGAGATGCACCGACACCAACGAACATTTCTACGAAGTCCGAGCCAGAAATCGAAAAGAATGGAACCTTTGCTTCGCCCGCAATCGCACGAGCCAAAAGGGTTTTACCAGTTCCCGGAGGCCCTACAAGGAGTACACCATGCGGAATACGTCCGCCAAGCTTCTGAAACTTTTGTGGATCCTTTAAGAAGTCGACCAACTCAAAAACTTCTTCTTTTGCTTCATCGCAACCTGCAACATCAGCAAAGGTCACGGTATTACTGTTCTCGTCAATCAAGCGTGCTTTTGATTTACCAAAAGAAAATGCCCCGCCCTTGCCGCCACCCTGCATCTGACGCATCATGAAAAACCAGAAACCAATAATCAGTAATGTTGGTCCGAGGTAATACAAAGCAGAAACCAGCATATTAGGTTCGTCTTCTGCTTTGCCAGTAACCTGCACACCGTACTTCATCAAATCGCCAACCATCCAGATATCGCCCGGAGAGATGATTGAATACTTATTGCCATCAGCCGGGGTCACTTGCAATGTGCGACCCTGAACATCAACGCGCTTTATCTTGCCCGCCTTGGCGTCATCCATAAATTGGGAATACGTAACTTGGTTTTGGTCCTTGGGTTTATCAAACTGTTTAAAAACAGTAAATAAGACCAAGCCCACAATGAGCCACACACCGATTTTTTGAAACATATTGCTGTTCAAAATAAGTCCTTTTCTGGATTGATCCAGGAGTTAAAGCGAATCGCTACCTAAGTATTTGATTCTACTACCAGCCTTTTTCAAGGGCCTTAGCGAGATTTATTTAGTAAACCCATGTAAATCAGGGGGTTATTTGCTGAATTTATTGGCTTATTTAGGTGGTTTTAGGTTTCGACCCAAAAGAAAGATTTCCGAAGATCGAGCTCTTGAAGCCTTTGGCTTTCTGGAAGACACTGATTTGAAGACCTTTTTGAAGGACTCCACAATTTGACTGTAACCACTACCGTTAAAGCATTTAATCAACAATGCCCCCTCCGGTTTTAGATGTGCGACAGCAAAGTCCAAGGCGATTTCAGCCAAAAAAGCCATTCTTGCTGCATCCGCCACCCCAACACCAGACAAGTTTGGCGCCATATCAGACAGAACTAAATCGACCTTGCCACCAGCTGATTTGGGTAGCAATGCTTCAAGCGCAGCCAGACCCTCATCTTCACGGAAATCCGCCTGAATGAAATTCACATCAGCAATCTCTTCCATGGGCAAAATATCAATCGCAATAATCTGACCATCAGGCTTGCCAGACTCAATAGCGGGATTGCTTTTGGCAAATTCGGTTAAGCGATTGCGTACATATTGCGACCAGCTACCAGGAGCACTGCCCAGATCCACAATTGTCATGCCAGCTTTAATGAGATGATCTTCCTCATCAATCTCGCTTAGCTTGTAAACCGCTCTGGCGCGATAACCCTCTTTTTGGGCCATCTTCACATAAGGGTCTGTTAAATGGTCTTGTAACCAGCTTTTATTAAATTTATTCTTTGCCACAACGTAATCACTTTCAAGGGCATATTTTCCTTGTTTCTTTACCCTAAAGCAAAAAGAATTGCACTAAAAGCCTTGAATTTTGGATCTAACAGGGCTTATTTGGACTCAATGCTCTATCATCAAGCCCATGACAGCACTTACGATTACCCCAGCGCAACGCAAATCCCTAAAAGCAGATGCCCATGGCCTAAACCCTGTAGTAATGGTTGGAGGTGATGGCTTAACACCAGCCGTGATCAAAGAAGCAAAATCCGCTATCAATCACCACGGACTGATTAAGATCCGCGTGTTTGGCGATGATCGTGAAGAGCGTATTGCAATCTATGAAGAGCTGTGCGACAAGCTTGATGCCGCCCCTGTACAACATATCGGCAAATTACTTGTTCTCTGGAAACCTAAAGATGTAGTTGACGAAGCTTACGCCAATCTTGGTCGCTCTAGCAAGCAGACCAAGAAGACCTTGCAGGCTCCACGCACTAAACGCCAACCAAATCGCACAAGCTCTAAAGTTGAAAGGCGCACTAGCACTTCGGAGAGATCAGATCGACGCTCAGTCTCATCTAAATCTCCATTTGAACGAGCAGCTGCTGCTAAATCAACAACACCAAAAAAACGAGTGTTGCGTTCGGAGGCGGCTGAGTCAAAGATTGGTTGGTCATCTCCAGGCTACCGCAAAGCAACGCCTGCACCAGCGCCTATTAAAAAACGTAAGGTGCGTATGAGTAGCAACAAGAAAAAATCACTGGGATCCTAGTAATTCAAATACACAAACAAACGTCGCTAGTCGACGTTTTTTGTTGACCACCAAACCAATGCAATCCCCAAGATTGATTGAATGATGAAAATCACGCTAGATACCCTGTGCAGCAGTCCAAACAGACTGGCACTACTTGTATCGCGAACGGATATCCCCAATTGCAGGGCTTGATCTCGTAATGCATTCATCCAGGGAATAATAATGAATGCTGCCACTACAGTGCAAATCAGCATCAATAATAGTGTCCAGCGGATTAGCCGATAAGATCGGTTACCAAGTTTGACTAAACGATTGGCGATAAGCATTAAGAGACTACAAACCCCAACGCCAATGTATGAACTTATCTTGAATAGATGAGCGGCAATGACTCCCGCAATCTGCCGATCCCCAATCGTGGCAAACAAAATGGGGACAACTAAAAAACCAATCGTAATGAAACCGCCAACCCAAAGTCCAGAAATTACGGTAAATAATCGCTGGATTTTGGTGTGAGACATTAGATGTATTTAACCGCTAAGATTTCAACCTCGCGATTACCGCCGGGGGCTTGAACTGCAACAACGTCACCCTCTTCCTTACTAATTAACGCGCGGGCAATTGGCGAGCTAATCGAGATCTTATTCGCGGCGATATCTGCTTCGTCATCGCCAACTATTTGATAGGTAAATTTAGTGCCGTCCTCAAGATCCTCAAGATCTACAGTGGCTCCAAAGACAACGCGTCCAGAGACATCCAATGCAGCAGGGTCAATAATTTGAGCGGCAGATAACTTGCCTTCTAACTCTTGAATTCGACCCTCAATAAAGCCTTGCTTTTCTTTGGCGGCGTCATACTCGGCGTTCTCTGAGAGATCTCCCTGAGCGCGAGCTTCTGCAATCGCATTAATGACTGCGGGACGCTCTACATGCTTAAGATGGTGTAACTCCTCTTTTAGGAGTTCTGCACCACGTTTAGTAATTGGAATTGTACCCATGCTGCTAACCTAACTTAAAAAAGGCGCAAAACGCGCCTAGATAATTGATTTTAGATTAAATAAGCGTTCCATGTAAATTCTGCAGAGAATAAACCTCTAAAGAGTCCTTGTTGCCATTCTGCGAAGCTAACAATCCATCCATCACCGCCCTAGCCGCACTAATGGTTGTGTAATAAGTCACGCCGTTTGCTTGTGCGCTAGTACGAATTGAACGAGAGTCTGCGATCGCAGTACGGGTCTCATCAACGGTAGTAAATACCAATGAAATCTCACCATTCTTAATGAAATCGACAATGTGCGGACGACCGTCCTTTACCTTATTTACCAACTTAACTGGCAATCCAGCAGCCTCAATAGCAGCAGCAGTACCTTTTGTGGCCACCATTGGGAAACCGAGTTGGTGCAAGAGCTTGGCAACCTCTACCGCCTTAGGTTTATCGCTATCTTTTACAGTTAAGAGCACAGTGCCGCTCTTAGGCAACTTAATGAATGCACCCAACTGAGACTTAAATAATGCTTCGCCAAAAGTTTTACCCACACCCATGACTTCACCAGTAGAACGCATCTCTGGTCCTAGTATTGGATCAATACCAGGGAACTTATTGAATGGAAATACCGCTTCTTTGACTGAAAAGTATGGAGGCTTCACTTCAGACTTGATATTCTGCTTATCTAAAGTCTGACCCACCATGCAACGTGCCGCAATTTTGGCTAATTGCAAACCAGTTGCTTTAGACACAAACGGAACAGTACGTGATGCTCGTGGATTTACTTCGAGAACATAAATAACATCTTTGCCATAAACATTCTGAATCGCAAACTGCACGTTCATTAATCCAACAACATTGAGACCCTTTGCCATTGCGGCTGTTTGACGCTTAATCTCATCAACGGTGGCATC
This DNA window, taken from Polynucleobacter sp. MWH-UH25E, encodes the following:
- the glmM gene encoding phosphoglucosamine mutase, which codes for MKKQYFGTDGIRGEVGKFPIVPDFMTRLGYAAGRVLSRDANSRERCKVLIGKDTRVSGYLLEAALEAGFAAAGVDVMLCGPIPTPGVAYLTKALRLSAGIVISASHNPYQDNGIKFFSANGDKLSDDFELAIEAELEKPMGCVSSKELGKAFRLDDAAGRYIEFCKSTFPGDLNLKGLKLVVDCANGAAYHTAPHVFHELGAEVISIGVNPDGRNINDGCGATAPEALIAKVKDAKADLGIALDGDADRLQMVDASGRLFNGDELLYVLAKDRLDRGQKLGGVVGTLMTNLAVENAIRSLGMGFERANVGDRYVIELLKQKGWIIGGEGSGHLLCLDQHSTGDGTIAALQVLAAMSHNKKSLSQLLDDVKIFPQVLLNVKFKTGYNWKTDETLSKQIQLVEKELLDIGRVLIRASGTEPLLRIMVETKDVNVAMRTAKSIVDLVPTS
- a CDS encoding RlmE family RNA methyltransferase, which translates into the protein MAKNKFNKSWLQDHLTDPYVKMAQKEGYRARAVYKLSEIDEEDHLIKAGMTIVDLGSAPGSWSQYVRNRLTEFAKSNPAIESGKPDGQIIAIDILPMEEIADVNFIQADFREDEGLAALEALLPKSAGGKVDLVLSDMAPNLSGVGVADAARMAFLAEIALDFAVAHLKPEGALLIKCFNGSGYSQIVESFKKVFKSVSSRKPKASRARSSEIFLLGRNLKPPK
- a CDS encoding DUF4149 domain-containing protein, with translation MSHTKIQRLFTVISGLWVGGFITIGFLVVPILFATIGDRQIAGVIAAHLFKISSYIGVGVCSLLMLIANRLVKLGNRSYRLIRWTLLLMLICTVVAAFIIIPWMNALRDQALQLGISVRDTSSASLFGLLHRVSSVIFIIQSILGIALVWWSTKNVD
- the ftsH gene encoding ATP-dependent zinc metalloprotease FtsH; protein product: MNSNMFQKIGVWLIVGLVLFTVFKQFDKPKDQNQVTYSQFMDDAKAGKIKRVDVQGRTLQVTPADGNKYSIISPGDIWMVGDLMKYGVQVTGKAEDEPNMLVSALYYLGPTLLIIGFWFFMMRQMQGGGKGGAFSFGKSKARLIDENSNTVTFADVAGCDEAKEEVFELVDFLKDPQKFQKLGGRIPHGVLLVGPPGTGKTLLARAIAGEAKVPFFSISGSDFVEMFVGVGASRVRDMFENAKKNSPCIIFIDEIDAVGRHRGAGMGGGNDEREQTLNQMLVEMDGFESNSGVIVVAATNRSDVLDRALLRPGRFDRQVHVGLPDIRGREQILQVHMRKVPIDPDVNAAVLARGTPGFSGADLANLVNEAALFAARRNKRSVDMKDFEDAKDKIYMGPERKSAVMREEERRNTAYHESGHAVVAKVLPKADPVHKVTIMPRGMALGVTWQLPEHDRVNLYKDRMLEELAILFGGRAAEEVFLNSMSTGASNDFERATKMARDMVTRYGMSDSLGTMVYVDTESESIFGRNSTKTVSELTQQKVDAEIRTLIDSQYALAKSILEQNRDKVEAMVAALLEWETIDAEQITDIMEGRPPRAPKPPPATQFGNSAGTTGPVAGSAPATA
- a CDS encoding YhbY family RNA-binding protein, whose translation is MTALTITPAQRKSLKADAHGLNPVVMVGGDGLTPAVIKEAKSAINHHGLIKIRVFGDDREERIAIYEELCDKLDAAPVQHIGKLLVLWKPKDVVDEAYANLGRSSKQTKKTLQAPRTKRQPNRTSSKVERRTSTSERSDRRSVSSKSPFERAAAAKSTTPKKRVLRSEAAESKIGWSSPGYRKATPAPAPIKKRKVRMSSNKKKSLGS
- the greA gene encoding transcription elongation factor GreA, with product MGTIPITKRGAELLKEELHHLKHVERPAVINAIAEARAQGDLSENAEYDAAKEKQGFIEGRIQELEGKLSAAQIIDPAALDVSGRVVFGATVDLEDLEDGTKFTYQIVGDDEADIAANKISISSPIARALISKEEGDVVAVQAPGGNREVEILAVKYI
- the folP gene encoding dihydropteroate synthase, which translates into the protein MPTTWRCGRFLFDFSKRKRPIVMGILNATPDSFSDGGKFRSAKDAIAMAEIMIATGVDLIDIGGESTRPGAEPVSLQEELDRVLPVIEGLKGCGVPLSIDTYKAETMRQALRAGVDCVNDIWALRQEGAIDVVLESPHCGIVLMHMQRDPLTMQFNPEYQNVLAEVMQFLEERANLLISKGVDFNRIAFDPGFGFGKSLEHNIEMLAKFYFFSEAGFPVLAGISRKSMLGKITGKEADQRLAPSISAAIMAADRGARIIRVHDVPETIDALKLWEAVNT